Within Calliopsis andreniformis isolate RMS-2024a chromosome 4, iyCalAndr_principal, whole genome shotgun sequence, the genomic segment TTCCCCGCGAGTCTCTTCTTCAACATATTGGCTCCTCTGTTCGTTGGATGCCAGTTGTGAGATTAACTGGAAAAAGTGAGAAAGAAAATGATTCTTGTTTATTGTCTACTTTCTCCTATTATGGAAAAAACAATGTGTTTAAACGGAAACATAATTCCCAAGCATCCGATTTTAATCGATAATTGAAAGAACTAAATGAAgaaatggaaatgaaaattGGCCATTAACAACTCGGCCACTTGCTCTGATTTTATCACAATTGCTTCATAAAACTGTTCAAACGTTATCGTGCGTTTATCCTTTATTGGTTTTATGATTATATCCTTTATTGGTTTTCCTGCATCATATGCACACCTCTGCTTTAAACGTGTGAACAATTATTCCTTGCATTTAATCATTTGCAACCGCGTCCAGTTTAAGTTCTGATTTATATCGACCAACCACTTCACTTGTCAAGCATGTGATTTATAGGAGCGAAGATTAATAGGACTGTCAATAATCGATCGATTTTTTGATGGTGATTAATAAATCATCATGTCGCGATACCTatcaattttaaattaaatgtcCATTTGAATCGGACTCTCTGTGAACAGAAGTTCCAACAAAAGCTGCAAGAAGCACCATAGGACTTTAAAATTGTGAAAACCTATTCCAAAGATACAATAATATCAATTCTAGAAGAGGTTAATATCGCGCGCAGGTGTTTCAATATTACCGGATCTATTTCCAGGATTAGCTGTTCTCCCAGATTCCAATACTTTAAAAATTCTAATatagtataatttaaaaaagcaaCATATAAGGATAAAAAGTCCTTCGTATCAGATTTAAAAGCAGTCTAGCAATTACTGCAATTAATTTCCTATCTTACTTAATTAATTTCTCTCTAATAAGTTATTAGCTTTTGCGAAACATCTGACTTGTCTTATTTTTTTAGAGGAGTCGGAGGAACGATACTTCTACTGATGCTGTGCGCCACCATATACGAATACAGAACGATGCCAAGCTTGAAAGACGTCGAATCTTCTAGCATGTCCAACAACAACGAGAGGCTCAGCAATTTTTCCAACAAGAACTTGAATCAGGATCGCAGGATATCGATGGTCCAGGACAATGGCGAGGAGTTGATCGAGAAAGGAAAGGAGCTGCAGAAAGATTTGCCGGATCATCCTACAAACGAGGACAAGGAAGGTGGTAGACTCAAACATTCTCCGCGGGTTCTCTGGTACGATTTAATCCTTCATCGGCCAACAGGAAGTCCTTATCCTTCGATTTTTCTTCCTCAGGACTTATGTTCAAGTGTCTGACGGCCTTCAATCCTATCAGGAACGGAAGCAAGATCCTTAGCACCGAGCCTGCAGCCAGAGACAGTTTAACTTGCCTTCACGGTCTCCGAGTGTTCTCATTGGGCTGGGTCGTCATGGTTCACACTTATCTTCAGGTTTTCGCTATCGCTGGTAAAGTTACCTCATTCTTCACGGAGAAATTGTCTTGTAGAATTCGTTAACATCGAAGTAGCCTTGCGATTACTCTGGCTAAACCTATCTGACTCTGGGCGAAGGTAATTCACAGGGATAATTGAAGGTAATCAGAAAACTGATTACTATAATTACGATATCCTGCGGCTAGAACTTCGAGTCGCAGTGAACTACGGACGAAGCTTAATCACGAAGTACGGGAGGTTCTATCAAAGATAGTAACTTTTGTAATGGAGGCAGTATAACGCGAGTCATCTACCTAAAAACCGTTTCAAAAGCTCGTACGTTTCTCAAATCGCTTCTGCATTACACGACTTTAAAATCCAATTAAAGCGTTCCACTTTCTACGAACAGCCCTCATCGCAATCCATGTTAACGTATTGTGATGTAACTGAATGTACCGGTTTTCTTAATCCACCGTAATCGAGCCTCCCTTCTCTCAATAAGTTCAGACAAACCGAACACTTTCTCTGGTAATTCCACGATGACGACTTTCCCTCTCGTGATTTACAGAGAACAAGACTCTACGCACAGTGACCGAACGGAACTTCATGTTTCAAACGATCAGCAACGCCACCTTCTCCGTAGACACGTTTTTCTTCATCAGGTACGAGCAATCGATAACGAATATTTTCACCTTTGGGTAAAGAACAAGTTGATTTATGTAAATCGTATCCTTTCAGTGGCTTGCTGGTTACGATTCTGTTCTTTCGGTCTTCCGGAAATTTCAAGAGCGACAAGGACAACTTTTTTAGAACATGCTCCTCCAAATTTGTCATCATGATCCTCTACAGATTTATCAGGTGAGCGAACACGAACTTGTCCAATGCTATCGCGAAAGTGAAAGTATTGTAAAAAGGAGGGGATGTTCGACTCGAGTGGCGGGTCATCGATCAAATTTGATACGAGATTGTTTGGACCGTCGAGTAAAGGAAAAAATGTCCGTGGACGTGCAGTTACCCAATTTTCTGCAAATGAATCACAGCACTGACCTCTTTCGATCTCCTTTTACTAAGACTGACGCCAGCGTACCTCTTTGTCCTGGGAATAAACGAGATCGCCCTAAAGCAGGCTCAATCAAAGACGGTTTTCTCAATCGCAGTCGTCGATCACCCAACCTGCGAGAActtttggtggaggaacgcgctctaCTTGAACTCCCTTTACCCTCGAACGGAAATGGTAAGAATCTCATGCATAAAGATCAGATCGGTACTTCTACGGAAAATAATTGGCTCGAAACGATACGAATCAATAATTTCGTGATCAGCGACGAGGTAACGCTTGCATTAAGTGCATGGATAATTGAGTCAAAATACGGTGACGTAAAGGGAAACGGATGGCAACGAAGTTTCCAGCTGGAAATTCGACTCGTCGCGGCGAAGGATAGGAGACGAAGAAGGTGTCGGCGTCTCGATCGTTTTCCGATAATTAATTTCATCGTTCAAAAAAAGTTCTGAAACGATGGGACAACGCCAAGTGTCTAACTATCTTAAAATCAATTTTATCGTCGCTCGAAAGGAGTCGGTTAATTAATCGTTGAGCAATCTTTTACTCTTACATTTTTCTCGCCAAGACCTATGGCGAAGTTGATTCACCTTCAGAATTCATTCATTTCTTTGGAAGAATTGAAGTCAGAAGCCAGAAAACTTTCGTGAGACTCTTCCTAACGCATAATTTAATAATCGCTCACTTTTAGCCGCGTAGATATAAATCTTCCTGGAGCCACATATTTTCCAATACTTCCGCAAGGCCAATCCAACTGGAGCACGTTGAACCTTGTCGCAAATATCTGTTAAATAGCTGATTAACAACTTTCTAGTGTATGCTGTGGAGCTGGTACATGGCAAATGACACGCAGTTCTACGTCCTTGGAATATTTTTACTTCTTTTGTCAGTGAAGTATCTAAAAGCCATCGTGGCCGCCGTTCTTCTCCTGATCGTTTCCTCTTGGTTCACCACTTTCTTCGTGGCCTATTCCAACGACTACGTTGCCAGGTAATTAGcgatcaaatatttcaaatacgtTTTATTACACGTATACTCTTACAATCCAGCCTAATTACATTCTCTATTAATTCCGTTCACTTTCGGAATCGGTTATTTTTTTCACGATCTTCTTCCTTCGCCATTTAGAATCCAAGAGCCGTTCGCGCTATTCGACGAACTCTACGACAAACCCTGGCTGAGGGCAGGTCCTTACTTCGTCGGTATCATCACCGGTTACATTCTCTTCAAGACAAATTGTAAACTAAGATTGCCACTGGTAAGAGCCTTAATTCTAACTTCCTCTGAACAACTAAAAAGCTAGAGATCACTGTCACAAAATCTTGATCAAGTAGTTTGTTGTCGAAGTGTAAATCTTTTGATCCGTTTCAGATTGTTCGAGCGATTGGCTGGCTGTTATCCAGCGTCCTAATGTTCTCGCTAGTTTACGGACTATACCCCGGAGATTTAACAGTGGCTGTAAGTTCCGTGTACGCTGCCTTGGGACACACCGCGTGGGCGGTGGCTGTATCCTTCATGGTGATTCAATGCTGCACTGGATCGGCCAGAATGATCGACAGCCTGTTGTCACTTAGACTCATGTATCCGCTCTCGAGGTTGACTTACTGTGCCTACCTGGTACATCCTCTCATCATGATGATCACTGTCACCCAGATGGATGGCCCGTTGCATCTTCATAATGACATCGTGGTGAGTGAAGGTTCTCATTAAGAGAAGCAATAGGGAACACGCTCTTCAAAGGCTCAGATTACCGCGAAACGAACTTCTGAACAATACGGTTATTTAACCGCGTATAGCTTCTATCAAAGCCAGCTTACGATCTCATAGAGAAACGAAGGGTTCTAAAAGCGTGTTTGCTTTTCAAGCTTATCCTGTACTTCGGCAATCTCGTCGCCTCCTACTTGATGTCGttctgcatttccatcgcactCGAGGCGCCAGTAGTCAATCTGCTCAAGATCGCTTTTATTTCGAAGAAGAGGATGAGGTAGGAGAAAAAATCGAAGGTATTCGCGATCGATGGTGAGTTAATGGACGGTTTCGCCGTTTCTGGCAACAGCATCACTGGAATATGATGATATCGATCCTTCCTCGGCCCACAGGAAACAATCGTAGTCCTGCGACGAAGGGAAGAAGCACGCACCGGGATTGGTGGATGTTTTCGgaagaaaatagaaatttcGCTTTCGCCTCGACGATGCCAGTGCTAACGCGTAGGTTGACAAATCAGATGCTGCGAACTCGACGCAATTTCAACCAGGGAAAATTGCTCGGCATCTATGTTCGACAAATTTGCGAACGTAATCGCGACTCGACGCAACAATTACTCATTTTGCGAGCAAGTTTCACAAATGATTGTCTTGCGCATGAACAGTGCACTTGTGGAGCAATGATCGACTCGCTGTCGCAATCATTTTTCTATTCATTTTAGTATTTCTAGATCGTTTTCTTTTATAGAAATGTGCGCGAATACAACATCCCGCACTAATTAAATAGCTCTGAAATTTATTCCTTCCCTCCTGCGCGGGTATTAGCTATTTAATTAACGAGTGTCAAAAACTATTTTACGATGCAGCTGCGTTAATCGTTATGTGCTCATTACGTACAGAATGTTCACCAGACTACACTGCCGTTAAATTTTATTTACCCCAACGTGACCCTGTTTCCACAACGCGTTCAGCGATAATATTTTTCTAGAGGCGTTACTGACTCTTGCGGGCTAAAATTTGCCTTCGCAACGAGAGTTAAATGCCCCTTGCAAACAATTATTCAGAGTGCTCCTTTACTTTTAATTCTGAGCTCGATTTGAGAAGCTTCCTCCCAACGTTTCGAGAACAATAGGTTTCGCGCGTTATTCTCGACGCGATTCCAATAGCGTTTACAGCTGACGGTCAACAGATGCTCGACCAGAATGTTTGCAATGAGGAAACTTCGACGAAACTTCGACAAATGGAGAATCGAGGGGGAGAAAGAAACAGAGAAGCGACGATAAGATTTGTCAAGCAGAGAGCGTAGTTATTCGACGATTCAAACAAGAACAAAAACAATTGAAAGCACGGGCTGATGCGACGAATGGAGTGCAATTTGTGAGGAAACTCTGGACAACTAGAATACACGGTTATTTACATACTAGAAGGAGCATAGAAGAAATTGTTTGATTAAAAAGCAGAAAGGACGCGCATTTGGAAAGTAAAAAATGCCTCCTCTCTTCGTGTGCATTATTTCGTTTTCGATGACAAAAAACGCGCGAGACAGGGTGGGAAAAGGAACGAGTTGCCACAGGCGAAAAGAAACTACCCAAAATGTACGTGTTCGGTCGtgcataataattacagtatttCTAGATGCGCTTTCGATCCTACTGCGGCAATTCAAGCACGGAAATGTGTGATTAGCAATGCAATTAACGTCCCGTCAATTACGCCCGTATAATGTCTCTTTCGCGCGACAGGGCTATCCCTCGTTCGCATAATTTACCAGGAGCGCCGCGTCACGTCACGCCACTCTTCCTCCACTGTTTTCCAGCGTTCTTGCAAAACTATTCAGACTTTTCAGACCACTTTGCCTTGCTCCAAAGGCGCTTAGAATGAACTCTGAACGTTCACCGTCTCGAACCCCGATATTTCCCGCATGTTGGCTAACCAGAAATCAACGGTGCAGGTATTTCAAGCTTCA encodes:
- the LOC143178397 gene encoding nose resistant to fluoxetine protein 6, with translation MTSLLTYLLLTLSCSVYIATSRNESNILRLGKAQRKPSIVVEQSLNLNATDYENEKSVSKDRTPLIEFSKNNPELDWKKYLKMFEQKKENEDKVEELDVDFMNEKLEKTANSIQWLADLYDPLRWSRVPGKLDVDCRRDLEFFLKSLKDGKLWAAKMSDASGRYSSQFHFGNGFWLGSRTLCKELNATRGKTQLGIDEVPPYPLKFHVARMYLTFPKEIEFSTRQVFLGLCLPATCDRTSLTSMLRASADRVEREGNSTYRSTGPKIHIIAMKPVPSSNYSPWLDPKLYILSGVGGTILLLMLCATIYEYRTMPSLKDVESSSMSNNNERLSNFSNKNLNQDRRISMVQDNGEELIEKGKELQKDLPDHPTNEDKEGLMFKCLTAFNPIRNGSKILSTEPAARDSLTCLHGLRVFSLGWVVMVHTYLQVFAIAENKTLRTVTERNFMFQTISNATFSVDTFFFISGLLVTILFFRSSGNFKSDKDNFFRTCSSKFVIMILYRFIRLTPAYLFVLGINEIALKQAQSKTVFSIAVVDHPTCENFWWRNALYLNSLYPRTEMCMLWSWYMANDTQFYVLGIFLLLLSVKYLKAIVAAVLLLIVSSWFTTFFVAYSNDYVARIQEPFALFDELYDKPWLRAGPYFVGIITGYILFKTNCKLRLPLIVRAIGWLLSSVLMFSLVYGLYPGDLTVAVSSVYAALGHTAWAVAVSFMVIQCCTGSARMIDSLLSLRLMYPLSRLTYCAYLVHPLIMMITVTQMDGPLHLHNDIVLILYFGNLVASYLMSFCISIALEAPVVNLLKIAFISKKRMR